In Pseudoxanthobacter soli DSM 19599, a single window of DNA contains:
- a CDS encoding AAA family ATPase, whose protein sequence is MLIKFVEIANFRKLLSVRIDLAEKQTLFVGANNSGKSSAMLALRRFLVPRRCPFEIHDVTLCHWPAIDRIGRSWIDAKRTDEVVELTLEPWLPLLPTLDLWFDVDPGEMHHVRDLIPTLDWEGGLLGVRLRYEPSNLGDLYKDFLAAVADAEALRAAATQAHAEKIAAEGQERPEPKLTLWPSTLVDYLSRRLAKSFTIRAFTLDPSQLQAPLNGQARPQSMPAASLSLDGEPLKGLVRIHDIPAQRGFGEEAPSDEDEDAPAGSAGSRLSDQLRSYYSKHLDPTKVPDVKDLGALQAIEAAQDAFDQKLTESFEAAFSEVEGMGYPGVTDPKPKVSTRLKAIDGLNHSSAVTFVVDVTPAEGEAVVPVLRLPENNNGLGYQNLISMIFRLMSFRDSWMRVGKAATTNPAAVIEPLHLVLVEEPEAHLHAHVQQVFINKAYEVLRAHPDLKDTKLRRSQLVVSTHSSHVAHEVSFECLRYFRRLPAGMVSRIPVSTVINLSEVFGAGNETARFVTRYLRAQHADLFFADAAILVEGPAERMIVPNFIRHKFEALSKSYITLLEIGGSHAHRLRPLIEHLGLLTLIITDLDSQASGTTTSVPPRPGAGQTTNNTTLRRWVPARTSVDALWGATPAERTLEPAGDPLFAVRAAYQLPVDVTLPGAATSETAYPYTFEDALAFENLSFFAALPGTGLVAKFRDAIAAGGGATTVGAAMFTALKTGKKAEFALDVLDAEMFEALSVPHYINEGLTWLQERLKKKQIEILPAKEGVAA, encoded by the coding sequence GTGCTTATCAAATTCGTTGAGATTGCGAACTTTCGTAAACTGTTATCTGTGCGAATCGACCTCGCTGAGAAGCAGACGCTGTTCGTCGGTGCCAATAATAGTGGCAAGAGCTCGGCAATGCTTGCATTGCGGCGCTTCCTCGTGCCGCGACGCTGTCCGTTCGAAATTCATGACGTTACACTATGTCACTGGCCGGCGATTGATCGGATAGGCCGGAGTTGGATTGATGCGAAGCGGACCGATGAGGTAGTCGAGCTCACACTCGAGCCGTGGCTGCCGCTGCTCCCTACGCTCGATCTCTGGTTCGACGTAGATCCAGGGGAGATGCACCACGTTCGCGACCTGATTCCGACGTTGGATTGGGAAGGCGGTCTGCTCGGGGTGCGACTTCGGTACGAGCCAAGCAATCTTGGTGATCTCTATAAGGATTTCTTGGCTGCGGTCGCAGACGCCGAGGCACTGCGCGCCGCCGCGACGCAGGCGCACGCCGAGAAAATTGCTGCCGAGGGTCAGGAGAGGCCGGAGCCAAAGCTCACGCTATGGCCGTCGACCCTTGTCGATTACTTGAGTCGGCGGCTGGCCAAGAGCTTCACCATCCGTGCATTCACCCTCGATCCCTCGCAGCTCCAAGCTCCGCTCAATGGCCAAGCGCGTCCGCAATCGATGCCCGCCGCTTCACTTAGCCTTGACGGCGAACCGCTGAAGGGGCTGGTGCGCATCCACGATATTCCAGCGCAGCGCGGGTTCGGCGAGGAAGCGCCGAGCGATGAGGACGAGGACGCGCCGGCCGGATCGGCCGGCAGTCGGCTCTCCGATCAGCTGCGCAGCTATTATTCCAAGCACCTCGATCCGACTAAGGTACCGGATGTCAAGGATTTGGGGGCGTTGCAGGCGATCGAAGCGGCGCAGGACGCATTCGATCAAAAGCTTACGGAGAGCTTTGAAGCGGCGTTCAGCGAGGTCGAGGGCATGGGCTATCCCGGCGTCACCGACCCTAAACCGAAGGTGTCGACTCGGCTCAAGGCGATCGACGGCCTCAACCACTCCTCGGCGGTGACCTTTGTGGTCGATGTGACGCCAGCTGAGGGCGAAGCGGTGGTGCCGGTGCTGCGCCTACCCGAAAACAACAACGGGCTCGGCTATCAGAACCTCATCTCGATGATCTTCCGACTGATGAGCTTCCGGGATTCGTGGATGCGTGTGGGCAAAGCCGCGACTACCAATCCCGCTGCCGTGATAGAGCCGCTACACCTCGTCCTGGTCGAGGAGCCCGAGGCGCATCTCCACGCGCACGTCCAGCAGGTGTTCATTAACAAGGCCTACGAAGTACTTCGCGCCCATCCAGATCTCAAAGACACCAAACTGCGACGCAGCCAACTTGTGGTCAGTACGCATTCGAGCCATGTCGCGCATGAGGTCTCGTTCGAATGTTTGCGCTACTTTCGGCGCCTGCCCGCTGGCATGGTGTCGCGGATACCAGTCTCTACGGTGATCAACCTCTCGGAGGTGTTCGGTGCGGGCAACGAGACGGCCCGGTTCGTGACGCGCTACTTGCGCGCGCAACACGCCGACCTGTTCTTCGCGGATGCCGCCATCCTGGTCGAAGGGCCGGCGGAACGCATGATCGTTCCCAACTTTATTCGCCACAAGTTCGAGGCACTCAGCAAGAGCTACATCACTCTGCTCGAGATCGGCGGCAGCCATGCCCATCGCCTTCGCCCGCTGATCGAACATCTTGGTCTGCTCACGTTGATCATCACCGATCTCGACAGCCAAGCGTCCGGAACGACCACATCGGTACCGCCCAGGCCGGGTGCGGGACAGACCACCAACAACACAACGCTTCGACGATGGGTGCCGGCGCGAACCAGCGTAGACGCGTTATGGGGAGCGACGCCGGCGGAGCGAACGCTCGAACCCGCGGGTGATCCGCTGTTCGCAGTGCGCGCCGCTTATCAGCTGCCGGTCGACGTGACGCTTCCGGGCGCCGCCACGAGTGAGACCGCCTATCCCTATACGTTCGAGGATGCGCTCGCATTTGAGAACCTTTCCTTCTTCGCTGCGCTCCCGGGCACCGGGCTGGTCGCCAAGTTCCGCGACGCGATCGCTGCGGGTGGCGGCGCGACCACGGTTGGCGCGGCGATGTTCACGGCACTCAAAACCGGGAAGAAGGCTGAGTTCGCTCTCGACGTACTTGATGCCGAGATGTTCGAGGCCCTGAGCGTGCCGCACTATATCAACGAAGGTCTGACCTGGCTGCAGGAGAGACTCAAGAAGAAACAGATCGAGATATTGCCGGCCAAAGAGGGAGTGGCCGCATGA
- a CDS encoding ParB/RepB/Spo0J family partition protein, with amino-acid sequence MTNTVETTATVLEASATENGAVLFVPLNKLKKSPRNARKTPHSEAHIEALAASIAAKGMLQNLVVEPETNAEGEPTGFYFVTIGEGRRLAQMLRVKRKQIKKTEAIRCVLDTENDATEISLDENVTREAMHPADQFERFRELAENRGWGAEEIAARFGVTAHVVRQRLRLGAVSPKLMQVYRDGGLSLDQLMAFAITEDHDRQEQVYENLSWNRDPSTIRRDLTKMNIAATDRRAIFIGADAYAEAGGTIIRDLFTEDRGGYFEDAALLGRLVIDKLEGIAAEVQAVEGWKWASVHIDFPHAHGMRRSYPHPVDLSADDDAAFGAAQEYYDRLSSEYEGYEELPDEVDRRFGELEAEMERIDAKRHAYDADEIARGGVFAILNHDGTARIERGFIRAEDEAPNSTDVEGATITEDGEIVGEGDGEDAEPQPDDEDAGDAGKPLSDLLIRDLTAHRTLGLRLALGEQPDMALVAVVHALVSQTFYRGGEASCLEIRLTSASLASHADGIEDTPAAKALADRHTGWASDMPRDVADLWTFVAGLDNASVMALLAHCAALTVNAVRIPWEQKPNARAAAEKLASAVTLDMTAHWTPTVQSYLGRLTKAHILNAVREAIGHDAAERIGGLKKTEMAQAAEQLLAGTGWLPSVLRTARPVSRDTGSDEEVFAQAAE; translated from the coding sequence ATGACCAACACAGTCGAAACGACCGCCACGGTTCTCGAAGCTTCTGCCACTGAGAATGGCGCGGTGCTGTTCGTGCCGCTGAACAAGTTGAAGAAGTCGCCTCGCAACGCCCGCAAGACCCCGCACAGTGAGGCCCATATCGAGGCGCTGGCCGCCAGTATCGCCGCCAAGGGGATGCTACAAAATCTGGTGGTGGAGCCGGAGACGAACGCGGAGGGCGAACCGACCGGCTTCTATTTCGTCACCATCGGCGAGGGCCGCAGGCTGGCGCAGATGCTGCGCGTCAAACGCAAGCAGATCAAGAAGACGGAAGCCATCCGCTGCGTTCTGGATACCGAGAACGACGCGACGGAAATCAGTCTCGATGAAAACGTCACGCGCGAGGCGATGCACCCCGCCGATCAGTTCGAGCGCTTCCGCGAACTGGCTGAAAATCGCGGGTGGGGTGCGGAGGAAATCGCCGCCCGGTTTGGCGTGACCGCCCATGTCGTCAGGCAGCGGCTTCGCCTTGGTGCCGTCAGCCCGAAGCTGATGCAGGTTTATCGGGACGGCGGCTTGTCGCTGGACCAGTTGATGGCCTTCGCGATCACCGAGGACCATGACCGGCAGGAGCAGGTCTACGAGAACCTGTCGTGGAACCGCGACCCATCCACCATCCGGCGCGACCTGACCAAGATGAACATCGCGGCGACCGACCGGCGTGCGATCTTCATCGGTGCGGACGCTTATGCCGAAGCGGGCGGCACCATCATCCGCGACCTCTTCACCGAGGACCGGGGCGGTTATTTCGAGGACGCCGCGCTACTGGGCCGGCTCGTCATCGACAAGTTGGAAGGCATCGCCGCTGAGGTACAGGCAGTCGAGGGATGGAAGTGGGCTTCCGTTCACATCGACTTCCCCCACGCGCATGGGATGCGCCGCAGCTATCCGCATCCGGTGGACCTGTCGGCCGACGATGACGCCGCTTTTGGCGCTGCGCAGGAGTACTACGACCGCCTGTCGTCGGAGTACGAAGGTTACGAGGAACTGCCGGACGAGGTAGATCGGCGGTTCGGTGAGCTTGAAGCGGAGATGGAACGGATCGACGCCAAGCGCCACGCCTATGACGCCGACGAGATCGCGCGCGGTGGCGTGTTCGCTATCTTGAACCATGACGGCACAGCCCGCATCGAACGCGGCTTCATCCGGGCCGAGGACGAGGCCCCGAATTCGACGGACGTGGAGGGGGCGACCATCACGGAGGATGGCGAAATCGTCGGCGAGGGAGACGGCGAGGACGCCGAACCCCAGCCGGACGACGAGGACGCCGGGGATGCGGGGAAGCCGCTGTCGGACCTTCTCATCCGCGACCTGACCGCCCATCGCACCCTTGGTCTGCGCCTCGCCCTTGGCGAGCAGCCGGATATGGCGCTTGTCGCCGTGGTTCATGCGCTGGTGTCACAGACCTTCTATCGCGGCGGGGAAGCCTCCTGCCTCGAAATCCGGTTGACCAGCGCTTCTCTCGCCTCCCACGCGGACGGGATCGAGGATACGCCTGCCGCCAAGGCGCTGGCGGATCGTCATACGGGATGGGCGTCGGACATGCCGCGCGATGTGGCGGACCTGTGGACCTTCGTCGCCGGTCTGGACAATGCGAGCGTCATGGCCTTGCTCGCCCATTGCGCCGCATTGACCGTCAACGCGGTCAGGATACCGTGGGAGCAGAAGCCTAATGCCCGCGCGGCAGCGGAAAAGCTGGCGAGTGCGGTCACGCTCGACATGACGGCACACTGGACCCCGACCGTGCAGAGCTACCTCGGCCGCTTGACCAAGGCGCATATCCTCAACGCCGTGCGGGAAGCGATCGGCCATGACGCCGCCGAACGGATCGGGGGCTTGAAGAAGACGGAGATGGCGCAGGCTGCCGAACAGCTTCTGGCTGGAACGGGTTGGTTGCCGTCCGTGCTGCGCACCGCGCGGCCTGTATCGCGAGATACCGGATCGGACGAGGAGGTCTTTGCCCAAGCTGCCGAGTAA
- a CDS encoding head-tail joining protein gives MPPSGRTIRVRRLRFGHRCALRRSQYQRRALWKAGGVGAGVAVRIIRKPPDRMAEFGDSRAVLPTVGIDIRRCQSATITEGDLILISAETYRIIGEPMGDALRLVSACEAVKV, from the coding sequence ATGCCTCCTTCCGGGCGAACGATCCGTGTTCGACGCCTTCGCTTCGGCCATCGATGCGCTCTTCGCCGATCCCAATATCAGCGAAGAGCGCTGTGGAAGGCCGGCGGCGTTGGCGCTGGCGTCGCTGTCCGCATCATCCGCAAGCCGCCCGACCGCATGGCGGAATTCGGGGACAGCCGCGCCGTGTTGCCGACCGTCGGTATCGATATCCGACGCTGTCAGTCCGCGACAATCACCGAGGGTGATCTGATCCTGATCAGCGCCGAGACTTATCGGATCATCGGTGAACCGATGGGCGATGCGCTCAGGCTTGTATCGGCTTGCGAGGCCGTAAAGGTGTGA
- a CDS encoding DUF736 domain-containing protein, translated as MATIGTFTKTANGDITGTVKTLTLNVKAKFVPTEGDSERGPDYRIVAGTTEFGAAWKKTARETGRDYLSVKLDDPSFAAPIYASLVEDEGGEAHNLIWSRRSGD; from the coding sequence ATGGCAACCATCGGCACCTTCACCAAGACCGCGAACGGCGACATCACCGGCACGGTCAAGACCCTGACCCTCAACGTCAAGGCCAAGTTCGTCCCCACCGAGGGCGACAGCGAGCGCGGCCCGGACTATCGAATCGTCGCCGGCACCACCGAGTTCGGTGCGGCGTGGAAGAAGACCGCCCGCGAGACCGGCCGCGACTATCTCTCGGTCAAACTGGACGATCCGAGCTTCGCGGCTCCGATCTACGCCAGCCTGGTCGAGGATGAGGGCGGCGAAGCCCACAATCTCATCTGGTCCCGCCGCAGCGGCGACTGA
- a CDS encoding DUF2958 domain-containing protein — translation MAAALITDELYARLLANGARSAAGEDIDPRPVVKLFTPDAGATWLLTEADPEDPDRLFGLCDLGLGEPELGYVSLAEIRSVRGRLRLPVERDLHFRAEHPLSWYALRARQSGRIVTD, via the coding sequence ATGGCCGCAGCGCTCATCACCGACGAACTCTATGCCCGGCTCCTCGCCAATGGCGCGCGCAGCGCCGCCGGCGAGGACATCGATCCGCGTCCCGTCGTCAAGCTCTTCACACCGGATGCCGGCGCCACCTGGCTTCTCACCGAAGCCGATCCCGAAGACCCCGACCGTCTATTCGGCCTCTGCGATCTCGGCCTTGGTGAACCCGAACTCGGCTATGTCAGTCTTGCCGAAATCCGATCGGTTCGCGGACGGCTCCGGCTTCCGGTCGAGCGTGACCTCCACTTCAGGGCCGAGCATCCCTTGAGCTGGTACGCGCTGCGCGCCCGTCAGTCCGGCAGGATCGTCACCGACTGA
- a CDS encoding UvrD-helicase domain-containing protein, protein MTRANADDLFDAKADETIRSCLDLAAPRSFFLYAGAGSGKTRSLVQAVRDLCERQGRELKLTGQKVAIITYTNAACDEIVQRLEFDPRVDVSTIHAFAWSLIRGHDDDIRKWLDTNLLAEIADLEEKQAKGRSGKAAIERAQSIESKTRRRDGLPTIARFIYSPTGDNRTRDSLNHAEVIAMTAAFLNAKPGLRRLLIASYPILLIDESQDTARRLMDALLDVQAAFPAQFCLGLFGDTMQRIYADGKVGLAEAIPETWAKPRKAMNHRCPKRVIALINKIRSDDDKQEQQARSDAPEGTVRLFLAPETVGNKRDVEAAAATKMAELTGDEAWLPDRDGVKMLALEHLMSARRFGFEHFFGSLYAYEPMRTGLLDGTGRGLGFFTRELLPLANALAAGDRFATAAAIRQTSPLLDRQRLTDAGEKQQAELERAKVACDGLKVLLLAENPPTLRAVLRYVAATELFVIPEVLQPFVPEVLADAGTEPEDDASTEAGAWRRALDAPFPEIEKYDRYVRGVSQFDTHQGVKGREFPRVMVVISDDEARGFLFSYGKLMGTKEKTKTDLENEAAGNDTSIARTRRLFYVTCSRAEESLAIVYYSDDPGLARTALLERGWFADDEIEIVAT, encoded by the coding sequence ATGACCAGGGCGAATGCCGACGATTTGTTTGATGCGAAGGCGGACGAGACTATTCGCAGCTGTCTGGATCTTGCTGCGCCCCGCAGCTTCTTCCTCTACGCGGGTGCCGGTTCGGGCAAGACCCGGTCGCTGGTCCAGGCAGTACGTGACCTGTGCGAGCGCCAAGGCCGCGAGCTGAAACTGACCGGTCAGAAGGTCGCGATCATCACCTATACCAATGCCGCTTGCGACGAGATCGTGCAGCGGCTCGAATTCGATCCGCGGGTCGACGTTTCTACAATCCACGCTTTCGCGTGGTCGCTGATACGCGGCCATGACGACGACATTCGCAAGTGGCTCGACACAAACCTGCTCGCCGAGATTGCCGATCTCGAGGAGAAGCAGGCGAAAGGTCGGTCGGGCAAAGCTGCGATTGAGCGTGCGCAGTCGATCGAGAGCAAGACACGGCGCCGTGATGGCCTCCCAACGATAGCGAGGTTCATCTACAGCCCAACCGGAGACAATCGTACGCGCGATTCGCTCAATCACGCCGAGGTTATTGCCATGACCGCGGCGTTTCTGAACGCAAAGCCGGGCCTGCGCCGGCTCCTGATTGCCAGCTATCCGATCCTTTTGATCGACGAGAGCCAGGACACCGCAAGACGCCTTATGGACGCGCTGCTCGACGTCCAGGCGGCTTTCCCAGCACAGTTCTGCTTGGGACTATTCGGCGACACCATGCAGCGCATTTACGCCGATGGTAAGGTCGGCCTCGCCGAGGCGATTCCCGAAACCTGGGCAAAGCCGCGCAAGGCGATGAATCACCGCTGCCCCAAGCGCGTGATTGCGCTCATAAACAAGATCCGCTCCGACGATGACAAACAGGAGCAGCAGGCGCGCAGTGACGCTCCCGAGGGGACCGTTCGGCTGTTCCTCGCGCCAGAAACTGTCGGCAACAAGAGGGATGTCGAAGCGGCCGCGGCAACGAAAATGGCCGAGCTGACTGGCGATGAGGCTTGGCTCCCCGACCGCGACGGGGTGAAGATGCTCGCCCTTGAACATCTAATGTCGGCGCGCCGTTTCGGGTTCGAACATTTCTTCGGGTCGCTTTACGCCTACGAACCGATGCGCACGGGGTTGCTCGACGGCACGGGCCGCGGTCTGGGCTTCTTCACCCGTGAGTTGCTCCCGCTGGCGAACGCGCTGGCGGCGGGCGACCGTTTCGCGACCGCAGCGGCGATCCGCCAGACCTCGCCGTTGCTTGATCGCCAGCGGTTGACGGACGCTGGAGAAAAGCAGCAAGCGGAGCTTGAACGCGCGAAGGTTGCGTGTGATGGCCTCAAGGTGTTGCTGCTGGCGGAGAACCCGCCGACCCTACGCGCCGTACTGCGCTACGTGGCCGCGACAGAGCTTTTTGTCATTCCCGAGGTGCTGCAACCGTTTGTTCCCGAGGTGCTCGCAGATGCGGGGACCGAGCCGGAAGATGATGCGAGCACCGAGGCGGGTGCTTGGCGTCGGGCGCTCGACGCACCTTTCCCCGAGATCGAAAAATATGATCGCTATGTCCGTGGCGTGTCGCAGTTTGATACCCATCAAGGTGTGAAGGGTCGCGAGTTCCCTCGTGTTATGGTGGTGATCAGCGACGATGAAGCACGTGGCTTCCTGTTCAGCTACGGCAAGCTTATGGGGACAAAAGAGAAGACCAAGACCGACCTCGAAAATGAGGCAGCGGGTAACGACACCAGCATCGCCCGCACTCGTCGTCTCTTCTACGTGACCTGCAGCCGAGCGGAGGAGAGCCTCGCCATCGTCTATTATTCCGACGATCCCGGCTTGGCGCGCACCGCGCTCCTTGAGCGTGGCTGGTTCGCCGATGACGAGATCGAGATTGTTGCCACCTGA
- a CDS encoding lipase family protein, giving the protein MAIESRIFYISLRRSDFVGAVFGEKKMAQELPLHEAWQHINSIDWRESGFNIKKAYVCALFSELTYYRIPDFELREADRVNVIPCLAYQRAVREGRSLDFDQTMRSLDFGQFFVVIRRYAIVVGVRTPNMIIIAIRGTKYLYDWVVNLHASKHIIRERHHFEDFGEVGFHSGFFRAIFGCFEPVSREIKKFNLGDQDATPIYVTGHSLGGALAAIMHVVWSREYPKVHAFPGNISYAAKTDASYTFGMPRYGDMRAVTQYATPYHLYNELDIVPTVPPKWLGFENCFSEFKLDGTSLENVQGRESLRFASWLTRLMTGKGIANHAMEIYRERIREAL; this is encoded by the coding sequence ATGGCGATTGAGAGTCGCATCTTCTATATTTCTTTACGTCGAAGCGACTTTGTGGGTGCGGTATTCGGGGAGAAGAAAATGGCGCAAGAACTTCCACTCCATGAAGCTTGGCAACACATCAATTCAATTGACTGGCGCGAGTCAGGTTTTAATATAAAGAAAGCATATGTTTGCGCTCTTTTTTCGGAACTAACCTACTATCGCATCCCTGATTTCGAACTCAGAGAAGCAGATCGGGTAAATGTCATTCCTTGTCTGGCATACCAGCGGGCTGTTCGAGAGGGGCGCAGTCTCGATTTTGATCAGACTATGCGCTCGCTTGATTTTGGTCAGTTCTTTGTTGTTATCCGCAGGTATGCGATCGTCGTCGGCGTGCGCACGCCAAATATGATCATCATTGCGATACGCGGGACGAAGTACCTCTACGATTGGGTCGTCAATCTGCACGCCTCTAAGCACATCATTCGAGAGCGGCATCATTTCGAAGATTTTGGTGAGGTTGGATTTCACAGCGGGTTCTTCAGGGCAATCTTCGGCTGCTTCGAGCCGGTAAGTCGTGAGATTAAGAAGTTCAACCTTGGCGATCAGGACGCGACACCGATTTACGTTACTGGCCACTCGCTTGGCGGTGCCCTCGCAGCCATTATGCACGTCGTCTGGAGTAGAGAATATCCGAAGGTGCACGCGTTTCCGGGCAACATTTCGTATGCGGCAAAAACTGATGCCAGCTACACGTTCGGCATGCCTCGCTACGGCGACATGAGAGCCGTTACCCAGTATGCGACGCCGTACCATCTCTACAACGAACTGGATATCGTCCCCACAGTCCCGCCGAAGTGGCTGGGTTTTGAAAACTGCTTTAGCGAATTCAAATTGGACGGCACTTCGTTGGAGAACGTTCAAGGCAGAGAAAGCTTGCGATTCGCGAGTTGGCTAACGCGCCTTATGACCGGAAAGGGTATCGCGAATCATGCCATGGAAATCTATCGAGAGCGCATTCGCGAAGCGTTGTAA
- a CDS encoding tyrosine-type recombinase/integrase: MLTDMAIKRLKPKDKLYKVADRDGMYVSVATTGQITFRYDYRLNGRRETLTIGRYGADGLTLAEARERCIAARKQVAEGLSPAHEKQRDKRRKAMERSLGAVCALWIKDARMAESTRSMRKAILDRDILPAWKNRLLTEVTPDDLRQLCAKVKERGAPATAVHVRDIVKQIFAFAILHGEKVPNPADEVGPASIATFQPKDRALSPAEIKIMLQQIEHVPTLPTIRLGLRLILLTMVRKSELQDATWDEVDFENAVWTIPKERMKRSKAHNVYLAQQSLDILIALKTCAGNSRYLLPSRYDADAPMSRATFNRVTAAVVARAKKEGLPLEPFTVHDLRRTGSTLLNEMGFNSDWIEKCLAHEDGRSSRGVYNKAEYEPQRRHMLQEWADMVDAWVNGQKRAPTLLPPSMVFMGREAAP, encoded by the coding sequence ATGCTCACCGACATGGCCATCAAGAGGCTGAAACCAAAAGATAAATTATACAAGGTGGCCGACCGTGACGGTATGTACGTTTCCGTCGCCACGACAGGCCAAATCACCTTCCGATACGACTACCGTCTGAACGGTCGCCGGGAGACGCTGACGATCGGCCGCTATGGCGCCGATGGCCTCACGCTCGCCGAAGCCCGCGAGCGCTGTATCGCGGCCCGCAAGCAGGTGGCGGAGGGGCTATCCCCCGCTCACGAGAAGCAGCGCGACAAACGGCGCAAGGCCATGGAGCGTAGCTTAGGTGCGGTGTGCGCCTTATGGATCAAGGACGCGCGCATGGCGGAAAGCACACGCTCGATGCGCAAGGCCATCCTCGATCGTGACATTCTCCCCGCCTGGAAGAACCGCCTTCTGACCGAGGTGACGCCGGATGATCTGCGCCAGCTCTGCGCCAAGGTGAAGGAGCGCGGCGCCCCGGCGACCGCCGTCCACGTCCGCGACATCGTCAAACAGATCTTCGCCTTCGCCATCCTGCACGGCGAGAAGGTGCCGAACCCGGCCGACGAGGTCGGGCCGGCCTCGATCGCGACCTTCCAGCCGAAGGACCGCGCGCTGTCACCGGCCGAGATCAAGATCATGCTGCAGCAGATCGAGCACGTGCCGACCCTGCCGACCATCCGCCTCGGCCTGCGCCTGATCCTGCTCACCATGGTGCGCAAGAGCGAACTGCAGGATGCCACCTGGGACGAGGTCGACTTTGAGAACGCCGTCTGGACGATCCCGAAGGAGCGCATGAAGCGATCAAAGGCGCACAACGTCTATCTCGCTCAACAGTCGCTCGACATTCTGATCGCCTTGAAGACCTGCGCCGGCAACTCGCGCTATCTGCTGCCGTCCCGCTATGACGCCGACGCCCCCATGTCGCGCGCAACCTTCAATCGCGTCACCGCGGCTGTCGTGGCGCGGGCAAAGAAGGAAGGGCTGCCGCTGGAGCCGTTCACGGTCCACGACTTGCGCCGGACCGGCTCGACGCTCCTGAACGAAATGGGCTTCAACAGCGACTGGATCGAGAAATGCCTCGCCCACGAAGACGGGCGCTCGTCACGCGGCGTCTACAACAAGGCCGAATACGAGCCGCAGCGGCGGCACATGCTCCAGGAGTGGGCCGACATGGTCGATGCCTGGGTGAACGGTCAGAAGCGGGCACCGACGCTGTTGCCGCCGTCGATGGTGTTTATGGGGAGGGAGGCGGCACCCTGA
- a CDS encoding helix-turn-helix transcriptional regulator, protein MAADFRTPTSGVFNTQAVRVTLVAVIPLRSRAIDMKREHTISQEDRTLASDTAQPSTVEPVESSPRRFQPPADLFKRVIRRPELRKIVPLADTTIYEMEQRGEFPKRFFLTPRCVVWDLAEVETWLDERRRASDADIVRKASPPDVRQRRARPVKSSLHLRDR, encoded by the coding sequence ATGGCCGCCGATTTCCGCACGCCCACCTCTGGGGTCTTCAATACGCAGGCAGTGCGCGTCACCTTGGTCGCAGTCATTCCACTGCGATCGAGGGCGATCGACATGAAACGCGAACACACGATTTCTCAAGAAGACCGGACCTTGGCCTCCGACACTGCACAGCCATCCACCGTCGAGCCCGTCGAGAGCAGCCCCAGGCGGTTTCAGCCGCCCGCCGATCTGTTCAAGCGTGTGATCCGCCGCCCGGAGCTTCGCAAGATCGTGCCACTCGCCGACACGACGATCTACGAAATGGAACAGCGCGGCGAGTTTCCGAAGCGTTTCTTCCTGACGCCACGCTGCGTGGTGTGGGATTTGGCCGAAGTTGAGACTTGGCTCGATGAACGGCGCCGCGCATCGGATGCGGACATCGTGCGCAAAGCGTCTCCGCCGGATGTTCGTCAACGGCGTGCGCGACCAGTAAAGTCGTCGCTTCATCTACGTGATCGGTAA